A DNA window from Pseudomonas wuhanensis contains the following coding sequences:
- a CDS encoding RDD family protein: MEISSTQSKYQKPNNLAGLGRRWGGQMIDSITTLFLFYAVGLAAEFVGLPPSVVGILALGSGVAYYLFSDAMPNGQSLGKKLLGMSVIDEQSYLNCNLYQSFMRNITTPFLNIFDWIFIFFGSRKRLGDMLASTIVIRSK; encoded by the coding sequence ATGGAAATCAGCAGCACTCAAAGCAAGTATCAGAAGCCCAATAACCTGGCTGGACTGGGACGTCGGTGGGGAGGACAAATGATTGACTCTATAACCACCCTCTTTCTGTTCTACGCCGTAGGGCTAGCAGCCGAGTTTGTTGGTTTACCGCCAAGCGTGGTCGGCATTCTGGCTTTAGGCTCAGGTGTGGCGTATTACCTGTTTTCCGATGCAATGCCGAACGGTCAAAGCTTGGGTAAAAAGCTGCTGGGGATGTCAGTGATTGATGAGCAGAGCTACCTTAACTGCAATCTTTATCAATCTTTTATGCGCAACATCACCACGCCGTTTCTGAACATTTTTGACTGGATATTTATTTTCTTTGGCTCACGAAAACGGCTTGGTGACATGCTCGCATCTACGATCGTGATCCGATCCAAGTAA
- a CDS encoding ABC transporter substrate-binding protein, giving the protein MNKTELLGALALCAASLLAHADDDSLRIGIEAAYPPFSFKTPEGNVSGFDYDIGNALCAEMKVKCEWVIQEFDGMIPSLKVRKIDAVLSSMSITEDRMKSVDFSKKYYHTPGKFAMKTGNVINDPLVDLKGKKVGVQRASTYDRFATEQLAQVGVEVVRYSSQNEAFLDLASGRLDATLADIVNTDESFIKTPIGKGFALVGPDINDPKYFGKGAGIAVRKGDSANVARLSAAIDAIRANGTYQQVMAKYFAFNIYGE; this is encoded by the coding sequence ATGAACAAGACAGAACTTCTAGGTGCCCTGGCACTGTGCGCCGCAAGCTTGCTGGCACACGCCGACGACGACAGCCTGCGTATCGGCATCGAAGCCGCCTACCCGCCCTTCTCCTTCAAGACGCCGGAGGGCAATGTCAGTGGTTTCGATTACGACATCGGCAACGCTCTGTGCGCAGAGATGAAGGTCAAATGCGAATGGGTCATCCAGGAATTCGACGGCATGATCCCGTCGCTGAAAGTGCGCAAGATCGATGCGGTACTGTCGTCGATGTCGATCACTGAAGACCGTATGAAGTCGGTCGACTTCAGCAAAAAGTACTACCACACGCCGGGCAAGTTCGCGATGAAGACCGGCAACGTGATCAACGACCCGCTGGTCGATCTCAAAGGCAAGAAAGTCGGCGTGCAACGCGCCTCGACCTACGACCGTTTCGCCACCGAGCAGCTGGCGCAAGTCGGCGTCGAAGTGGTGCGCTACTCCTCACAAAATGAAGCCTTCCTCGATCTGGCATCAGGTCGCCTGGACGCCACGCTCGCCGACATCGTCAACACCGATGAGAGCTTTATCAAAACGCCAATAGGTAAAGGTTTCGCTCTGGTGGGGCCGGACATCAACGACCCGAAATACTTCGGCAAAGGCGCCGGGATCGCGGTGCGCAAAGGCGACAGTGCGAACGTTGCACGCCTGAGTGCCGCCATTGACGCCATCCGCGCCAATGGCACGTACCAGCAAGTGATGGCCAAGTACTTCGCCTTCAATATCTACGGCGAATAA
- a CDS encoding ABC transporter permease, which produces MLHGYGSSILDGAWLTIHLALTSMTMAIALGLIGAAFRLSPFKWLALLGEGYTTLIRGIPDLVLILLIFYGGQDLVNRIALALGYTRYIDINPFIAGVCTMGFIFGAYLSETFRGAFMAIPKGQGEAGVAYGMSGAQVFWRILVPQMIRFAIPGFTNNWLVLTKSTALISVIGLQDMMFKAKNAADATHEPFTFFLAVAALYLMLTSVSLLVLRYLEKHYSVGVKAAEL; this is translated from the coding sequence ATGCTTCACGGCTACGGATCGAGCATTCTCGATGGCGCCTGGCTGACCATTCATCTGGCCCTGACCTCCATGACCATGGCGATTGCCCTGGGCCTGATCGGCGCCGCCTTTCGTTTGTCGCCGTTTAAATGGCTGGCGCTACTGGGCGAAGGTTATACAACGCTGATTCGCGGTATTCCTGACCTGGTGTTGATCCTGCTGATCTTCTACGGCGGCCAGGATCTGGTGAACCGCATTGCCCTCGCACTCGGTTACACCCGCTACATCGACATCAACCCCTTTATCGCCGGCGTCTGCACCATGGGCTTCATTTTCGGTGCCTATCTCTCGGAGACCTTTCGCGGTGCCTTTATGGCGATCCCTAAAGGTCAGGGCGAGGCCGGCGTGGCTTATGGGATGAGTGGCGCGCAGGTGTTCTGGCGGATTCTGGTGCCGCAGATGATTCGTTTCGCCATTCCGGGGTTCACCAACAACTGGTTGGTGCTGACCAAATCCACCGCGCTGATCTCGGTGATCGGTTTGCAGGACATGATGTTCAAAGCCAAAAACGCAGCGGACGCAACCCATGAGCCGTTCACGTTTTTCCTCGCGGTGGCCGCGCTCTACCTGATGCTGACCAGCGTGTCATTGCTGGTGCTGCGCTATCTGGAAAAACACTACTCGGTCGGCGTCAAAGCCGCCGAACTGTGA
- a CDS encoding ABC transporter permease — protein sequence MILDYNLIWENLPLYFNGALLTLKVLLISLAVGLVLAIPLALMRVSRSPLINFPAWLYTYVIRGTPMLVQLFLIYYGLAQFEAVRQSALWPYLSSATFCACLAFAINTSAYSAELLAGSLKATAHGEIEAAKAMGMSRFALYRRILLPSALRRALPQYSNEVLMMLQTTSLASIVTLVDITGAARTVSSRFYLPFEAFITAGLIYLALTFILVRLFKLAERRWLAYLAPRKH from the coding sequence ATGATTCTCGACTACAACCTGATCTGGGAAAACCTGCCGCTGTACTTCAATGGCGCCTTGTTGACCCTCAAAGTCCTGCTGATTTCCCTGGCCGTTGGCCTGGTGTTGGCGATTCCTTTGGCGCTGATGCGTGTATCCCGATCGCCGCTGATCAACTTCCCGGCCTGGCTCTACACCTACGTGATACGCGGCACCCCGATGCTGGTGCAATTGTTCCTGATCTACTACGGCTTGGCGCAATTCGAAGCGGTACGCCAAAGCGCGCTCTGGCCTTACCTGTCCAGCGCCACCTTTTGTGCTTGCCTGGCCTTCGCGATCAACACCAGCGCCTATAGCGCGGAACTGCTGGCCGGCAGTTTGAAGGCCACGGCCCACGGCGAGATCGAAGCCGCCAAGGCCATGGGCATGTCGCGCTTTGCCTTGTACCGCCGCATCCTCCTGCCGTCGGCCTTGCGCCGGGCGCTGCCGCAATACAGCAACGAAGTGTTGATGATGCTGCAGACCACCAGCCTGGCGTCGATCGTCACCCTGGTCGACATCACCGGAGCCGCTCGTACGGTCAGTTCGCGGTTCTATCTGCCATTCGAGGCGTTCATCACCGCCGGCCTTATCTACCTGGCCCTGACCTTCATCCTGGTTCGTCTGTTCAAGCTGGCCGAGCGCCGCTGGCTGGCCTATCTGGCACCGCGCAAGCACTAA
- a CDS encoding succinylglutamate desuccinylase/aspartoacylase family protein: protein MKHIQYRLPWSASGTERRLSLFRFGSGPRKAYIQASLHADELPGMRVAVELKRRLHELEEQGRLTGVIELVPMANPIGIAQMFQATHQGRFEFSSGKNFNRDFPELAEAVAPMLEGQLGDDPDINIALIRRAMSDVLTDMPAPTSELDGLRRLLLQHACDADVVLDLHCDFESIMLLYAMPQNWPRLRSLAARLGAGVALLAEAAGGNAFDEACAIPWLHLAERFPEANIPLACVATTIELRGMADTEREQCVESAQAILGYLAEQGLISGDWPAAPPSRCEATPFAGTQYAYAPHPGVVSYLQPLGARVKVGDPLFEVIDPLTDHHSVVHASTDGILYARERLRFAQPGLWLAKVAGRTPIRQGRLLSD from the coding sequence ATGAAGCACATTCAATACCGCTTGCCGTGGAGCGCCTCGGGCACAGAACGACGGCTGTCGCTGTTTCGTTTTGGCAGCGGGCCGCGCAAGGCCTACATCCAGGCCTCCCTGCATGCCGACGAGCTGCCGGGGATGCGCGTCGCCGTCGAACTCAAGCGCCGTCTGCATGAACTCGAAGAACAAGGCCGCTTGACCGGGGTGATCGAACTGGTGCCGATGGCCAATCCGATCGGCATCGCCCAGATGTTCCAGGCCACCCATCAAGGTCGCTTCGAATTCTCCAGCGGAAAGAACTTCAATCGTGATTTTCCGGAGCTGGCCGAAGCCGTGGCGCCGATGCTGGAAGGTCAACTGGGAGACGATCCAGACATCAACATCGCGCTGATCCGTCGCGCCATGAGCGATGTCCTCACCGACATGCCGGCCCCGACATCGGAACTCGATGGCCTGCGCCGCCTGTTACTGCAACATGCCTGCGATGCCGATGTGGTGCTGGACCTGCACTGCGACTTCGAGTCGATCATGCTGCTGTATGCCATGCCGCAAAACTGGCCACGCTTGCGCTCATTGGCCGCGCGCCTGGGCGCTGGCGTTGCCCTGCTGGCCGAGGCCGCGGGAGGCAACGCCTTCGATGAAGCCTGCGCAATCCCTTGGCTGCACCTGGCCGAACGCTTTCCTGAAGCCAATATTCCGCTGGCGTGTGTGGCCACCACGATCGAATTGCGCGGCATGGCTGACACCGAACGCGAGCAATGCGTCGAGAGCGCGCAGGCCATTCTCGGCTATCTCGCCGAGCAAGGCCTGATCAGCGGTGACTGGCCTGCCGCGCCACCCAGCCGTTGTGAAGCGACACCCTTCGCCGGTACGCAGTACGCCTATGCGCCGCACCCGGGGGTGGTGAGTTATCTGCAACCGTTGGGTGCCCGCGTCAAGGTCGGCGATCCGCTGTTCGAAGTCATCGATCCGCTGACCGATCACCACAGCGTGGTGCATGCCAGCACCGACGGCATCCTCTATGCCCGTGAACGCCTTCGCTTTGCCCAGCCCGGTTTGTGGCTGGCCAAAGTGGCCGGCCGTACCCCTATTCGCCAAGGCCGTTTGCTCAGCGACTGA
- a CDS encoding ABC transporter ATP-binding protein, translated as MYKLEIQDLHKSYGSHEVLKGVSLEAKAGDVISIIGSSGSGKSTFLRCINLLEQPNAGNIVLNGEQLKLVTNKLGGLKAAEPKQLQRMRSRLSMVFQHFNLWSHMSALENVMEAPVHVLGMNKKEAREKAEHYLNKVGVAHRMDAWPAHMSGGEQQRVAIARALAMEPEVMLFDEPTSALDPELVGEVLKVMQDLALEGRTMVVVTHEMGFAREVSNQLVFLHKGLVEERGNPREVLVKPQSERLRQFLAGSLK; from the coding sequence ATGTACAAACTTGAAATTCAGGATCTTCACAAAAGCTACGGCAGCCACGAAGTGCTCAAGGGCGTGTCCCTGGAGGCGAAGGCCGGTGACGTCATCAGCATCATCGGCTCCAGCGGTTCCGGCAAAAGCACCTTCCTGCGTTGCATCAACCTGCTGGAGCAGCCCAACGCCGGCAACATCGTGCTCAATGGCGAACAGCTCAAACTGGTGACCAACAAACTCGGCGGGCTCAAGGCTGCCGAGCCCAAACAGTTACAACGCATGCGTTCGCGGCTATCGATGGTGTTTCAGCACTTCAACCTCTGGTCGCACATGAGCGCCCTTGAAAACGTCATGGAGGCTCCGGTGCATGTGCTGGGCATGAACAAGAAAGAAGCGCGGGAAAAGGCCGAGCATTACCTGAACAAAGTCGGCGTGGCGCACCGCATGGACGCCTGGCCGGCCCATATGTCGGGAGGTGAACAACAGCGTGTGGCGATTGCCCGGGCACTGGCCATGGAGCCGGAAGTGATGCTGTTCGATGAACCGACCTCAGCCCTCGACCCCGAGCTGGTCGGCGAAGTGCTTAAAGTCATGCAGGACCTCGCACTCGAAGGCCGCACCATGGTGGTCGTGACCCACGAAATGGGCTTTGCCCGCGAGGTTTCGAACCAGCTGGTGTTCCTGCACAAGGGCCTGGTTGAAGAGCGCGGCAACCCGCGTGAAGTGCTGGTCAAGCCACAGTCCGAGCGGCTTCGGCAGTTTCTGGCCGGCAGCTTGAAATAG
- a CDS encoding MurR/RpiR family transcriptional regulator, translated as MPTPSKNTTVYAAPVMRKLAEIVSDLQPSLRKVADFILRHPLRAATLTIEEMAHETATSPAAVNRLAKALNLGGYTGMKAELVATLQQMVSPVDKLRNELAHRPDGAFGLHEQLQSATSNLATAATNNHADTFEAFVTRLIEARKIYILGFGNSVYFAGLAASTLMPFCADATAISMEGGNENAAYRLAAITDQDVLLAISLPRYSLDTLQLARFANERGASVLAITDSPASPLTSIAEHVLFAPADHPVMTSSNIAVLALIEGLVAGVMARNKEAVKLATELTESVMSYLHIPASGKSPKK; from the coding sequence ATGCCGACCCCTTCGAAAAACACCACGGTCTATGCCGCGCCGGTGATGCGCAAACTGGCGGAAATCGTTTCCGATCTACAGCCTTCACTGCGCAAAGTGGCGGATTTTATCCTGCGTCACCCGCTAAGGGCCGCGACGCTGACTATTGAAGAAATGGCTCATGAAACAGCCACCTCGCCCGCCGCGGTCAATCGTTTGGCCAAAGCGCTGAACCTGGGTGGCTACACCGGCATGAAGGCCGAACTGGTCGCGACGTTGCAGCAAATGGTGTCGCCAGTCGACAAACTGCGCAACGAACTGGCGCATCGTCCTGACGGCGCATTTGGCCTGCATGAGCAACTCCAGAGCGCCACCAGCAACCTCGCCACGGCAGCCACCAACAACCATGCCGACACCTTTGAAGCGTTCGTCACCCGCCTGATCGAAGCGCGCAAAATTTACATCCTGGGCTTTGGTAACAGCGTCTACTTCGCCGGCCTCGCCGCCTCGACGCTGATGCCCTTCTGTGCGGACGCCACCGCCATTAGCATGGAGGGCGGCAACGAAAACGCCGCTTACCGCCTGGCCGCCATCACCGATCAGGATGTGTTGCTGGCGATCTCCCTGCCGCGCTATTCCCTCGACACCCTGCAACTCGCACGTTTCGCCAATGAGCGCGGCGCCTCAGTGCTGGCGATCACCGACTCACCCGCATCGCCGCTCACCAGCATTGCCGAACATGTGCTGTTTGCCCCCGCCGACCATCCGGTAATGACCAGCTCCAACATCGCCGTGCTCGCCTTGATCGAAGGATTGGTGGCGGGCGTGATGGCGCGCAATAAAGAAGCCGTCAAACTGGCGACCGAACTGACTGAAAGTGTGATGTCTTATTTGCATATTCCTGCCAGTGGTAAATCGCCGAAGAAGTGA
- a CDS encoding DUF6124 family protein, with product MFKPTPNPPITDPTSPYESLDSKKLHEAAELALDHYLNPAAQIMASTNEPEPMYLANPKYNTESLLANASETLGSATVMLNNFAALLETSHRKTLLGIAQVVMLGELAVNQALDHVELKE from the coding sequence ATGTTCAAACCTACACCCAATCCGCCGATCACAGACCCGACATCCCCCTACGAATCCCTCGATTCAAAAAAGCTCCACGAAGCCGCCGAGCTCGCCCTCGACCACTACCTCAACCCGGCCGCTCAGATCATGGCCTCCACCAACGAACCCGAGCCCATGTACCTCGCCAACCCGAAGTACAACACCGAATCCCTACTGGCCAACGCCAGCGAAACACTCGGCTCGGCTACCGTCATGCTCAACAATTTCGCGGCGCTGCTGGAAACCTCACATCGCAAGACCCTGCTGGGCATTGCGCAAGTGGTCATGCTCGGTGAACTGGCGGTGAACCAGGCACTGGATCACGTCGAATTGAAGGAGTAA
- a CDS encoding MerR family transcriptional regulator, with amino-acid sequence MLEPSHNDELPVIPGKRYFTIGEVSELCAVKPHVLRYWEQEFPQLNPVKRRGNRRYYQRQDVLMIRQIRALLYDQGFTIGGARLRLSGDEAKDDTTQYKQMIRQMIAELEDVLVVLKK; translated from the coding sequence ATGCTGGAACCAAGTCATAACGACGAACTACCCGTCATCCCGGGCAAACGCTACTTCACCATTGGTGAAGTCAGCGAGCTATGTGCCGTAAAACCGCACGTACTGCGCTACTGGGAGCAGGAGTTTCCTCAACTCAACCCCGTCAAACGCCGCGGAAACCGCCGGTATTATCAGCGCCAGGACGTGCTGATGATCCGGCAGATCCGCGCGCTTCTTTACGATCAGGGGTTTACCATCGGCGGCGCACGCTTGCGTTTGTCCGGCGATGAGGCCAAAGACGACACCACCCAATACAAACAAATGATCCGCCAGATGATCGCCGAGCTCGAAGATGTTCTGGTGGTACTCAAAAAATAA
- the ihfA gene encoding integration host factor subunit alpha: MGALTKAEMAERLYEELGLNKREAKELVELFFEEIRHALEDNEQVKLSGFGNFDLRDKRQRPGRNPKTGEEIPITARRVVTFRPGQKLKARVEAYAGTKS; the protein is encoded by the coding sequence ATGGGGGCTTTGACGAAAGCTGAGATGGCGGAACGTCTGTATGAAGAGCTGGGCCTGAACAAGCGGGAGGCCAAGGAATTGGTCGAACTGTTTTTTGAAGAAATCAGGCACGCTCTTGAAGACAACGAACAAGTCAAATTGTCCGGTTTCGGCAATTTCGACCTTCGGGACAAACGCCAGCGGCCTGGCCGCAATCCGAAAACGGGAGAAGAAATCCCGATCACGGCTCGCCGTGTGGTCACCTTTCGTCCAGGGCAGAAGTTGAAGGCCCGAGTTGAGGCTTATGCTGGAACCAAGTCATAA
- the pheT gene encoding phenylalanine--tRNA ligase subunit beta, which produces MKFSEQWLRGWVSPQVNRDELVARLSMAGLEVDSVTPAAGEFSGVVVGEVLSTEQHPDADKLRVCQVSSGTETFQVVCGAPNVRPGLKIPFAMIGAELPGDFKIKKAKLRGVESNGMLCSQAELQIGEGNDGLMELPADAPVGQDIREYLNLEDASIEVDLTPNRGDCLSLAGLAREVGALYAAPVVRPAIASVPAVHDEARSIEVLAPNACPRYLGRVIRNVDLSKPTPLWMVERLRRADVRSIDAAVDITNYVMLELGQPLHAFDLAEINGGIRVRMAEDGEKLVLLDGQEVSLRSDTLVIADHTRALAIAGVMGGEHSGVNTAITRDIFLESAFFDQIAVAGKARSYGLHTDASHRYERGVDWKLAREAMERATGLLLEITGGEAGPIIETVSEQHLPSIAPITLRAQRITQMLGMEMDSAEVERLLSALGLTISADGAGQWRVEVPSFRFDISLEVDLIEELARLYGYNRLPVRYPQARLAPQAKAEARSDLPELRRLLVARGYQEAITYSFIDPKQFELFNPGVEPLLLANPISNDMAAMRSSLWPGLVKALQHNLNRQQDRVRLFESGLRFVGQLEGLKQEPMLAGVVCGSRLPEGWAQGRDVVDFFDVKADVEAVLGFAGALDSFTFVPGKHPALHPGQTARIEREGRLVGFVGAIHPELSKTLGLDRPVFVFELVLAEVALGKMPKFQELSRFPEVRRDLALLADKDVAAAAVLDVIRENAGEWLTDLRLFDVYQGKGIDPHRKSLAVGLTWQHPSRTLNDDEVNTTTQNILTSLEQRLNATLRK; this is translated from the coding sequence ATGAAATTCAGTGAACAATGGCTGCGTGGCTGGGTAAGCCCGCAGGTAAATCGCGACGAGCTGGTTGCTCGTCTGTCGATGGCCGGTCTTGAGGTCGATAGCGTTACGCCGGCCGCCGGTGAATTCAGTGGCGTGGTGGTGGGCGAGGTGCTGAGCACCGAGCAGCACCCGGACGCCGACAAGCTGCGCGTTTGCCAGGTCAGCAGTGGCACGGAGACCTTCCAGGTTGTGTGCGGCGCGCCAAACGTGCGCCCGGGCCTGAAGATCCCGTTCGCCATGATCGGTGCCGAACTGCCGGGCGACTTCAAAATCAAGAAAGCCAAGCTGCGTGGCGTTGAATCCAACGGCATGCTGTGTTCCCAGGCCGAGCTGCAAATTGGCGAAGGCAACGATGGCCTGATGGAATTGCCGGCCGATGCGCCGGTCGGTCAGGACATTCGTGAATACCTGAACCTGGAAGACGCCAGCATCGAGGTCGACCTGACCCCGAACCGCGGCGACTGCCTGTCCCTGGCCGGTCTGGCCCGCGAAGTCGGTGCGCTTTACGCCGCCCCGGTGGTGCGTCCGGCAATTGCCAGCGTTCCTGCCGTGCACGACGAAGCGCGCTCGATTGAAGTGCTGGCGCCAAATGCTTGCCCGCGTTACCTGGGTCGCGTGATCCGTAACGTTGACCTGTCCAAGCCTACGCCGCTGTGGATGGTTGAGCGCCTGCGTCGCGCCGACGTGCGCAGCATCGACGCCGCCGTCGACATCACCAACTACGTGATGCTGGAACTGGGTCAACCGCTGCACGCATTCGATCTCGCAGAAATCAATGGCGGCATCCGCGTGCGCATGGCCGAAGATGGCGAGAAGCTGGTGCTTCTCGACGGTCAGGAAGTCAGCCTGCGTAGCGATACGCTGGTGATCGCCGACCACACCCGCGCCTTGGCTATCGCCGGCGTCATGGGTGGCGAGCATAGCGGCGTCAACACCGCGATCACTCGCGATATTTTCCTGGAAAGCGCGTTCTTCGACCAGATTGCCGTCGCTGGCAAGGCTCGTTCCTACGGCCTGCACACCGATGCCTCGCACCGCTACGAGCGTGGCGTGGACTGGAAGCTGGCCCGTGAAGCCATGGAGCGCGCCACTGGCCTGCTGCTGGAAATCACCGGTGGCGAAGCGGGTCCGATCATCGAGACCGTTAGCGAACAGCACCTGCCGTCGATCGCACCGATCACTCTGCGTGCCCAGCGCATCACCCAAATGCTGGGCATGGAAATGGATTCGGCCGAAGTCGAGCGTCTGCTCAGCGCCTTGGGCCTGACCATTTCTGCCGATGGGGCAGGGCAGTGGCGCGTTGAAGTGCCAAGCTTCCGTTTCGATATCAGCCTGGAAGTCGACCTGATCGAAGAGCTGGCCCGTCTGTACGGTTACAACCGTCTGCCGGTTCGCTACCCGCAAGCCCGTCTGGCGCCGCAAGCCAAGGCTGAAGCGCGCAGCGATCTGCCTGAGCTGCGTCGTCTGCTGGTGGCTCGTGGTTATCAGGAAGCGATTACTTACAGCTTCATCGATCCGAAACAGTTCGAGTTGTTTAATCCGGGTGTCGAGCCGCTGCTGCTGGCCAATCCGATTTCCAACGACATGGCTGCCATGCGTTCGTCCCTGTGGCCTGGCCTGGTCAAGGCGCTTCAGCACAACCTGAACCGTCAACAAGATCGCGTCCGCCTGTTCGAAAGCGGCCTGCGCTTCGTCGGTCAGCTGGAAGGCCTGAAGCAAGAGCCGATGCTGGCGGGTGTGGTGTGCGGTAGCCGTCTGCCGGAAGGCTGGGCACAAGGTCGCGATGTCGTGGATTTCTTCGACGTCAAAGCCGATGTGGAAGCGGTACTGGGCTTCGCCGGCGCACTGGACTCGTTCACGTTCGTGCCGGGCAAACACCCGGCATTGCACCCGGGTCAAACCGCGCGCATCGAACGTGAAGGCCGTTTGGTAGGTTTCGTTGGCGCGATCCACCCTGAATTGTCGAAAACCCTCGGTCTCGACCGTCCGGTCTTCGTATTCGAGCTGGTTCTGGCCGAAGTGGCGTTGGGCAAAATGCCTAAATTCCAGGAGTTATCGCGCTTTCCTGAAGTGCGTCGTGACCTTGCACTGCTGGCGGACAAAGACGTTGCGGCCGCTGCCGTACTGGACGTAATCCGTGAAAATGCAGGTGAATGGCTGACAGACCTCAGGCTATTTGACGTGTATCAGGGTAAAGGTATTGATCCGCATAGAAAAAGCCTTGCAGTTGGCTTGACCTGGCAGCATCCATCGCGCACTCTTAATGACGATGAGGTGAATACCACGACGCAAAACATCCTCACCTCGCTCGAACAAAGGTTGAACGCCACGTTAAGGAAGTGA
- the pheS gene encoding phenylalanine--tRNA ligase subunit alpha, whose protein sequence is MENLDALVSQALEAVQSAEDINALEQIRVHYLGKKGELTQVMKTLGNLPAEERPQVGALINVAKERVTEVLNARKALFEEADLAAKLSAESIDVTLPGRGQTSGGLHPVTRTLERIEQFFTHIGYGIAEGPEVEDDYHNFEALNIPGHHPARSMHDTFYFNANMLLRTHTSPVQVRTMESKQPPIRIVCPGRVYRSDSDITHSPMFHQVEGLLVDRDINFADLKGTIEEFLRVFFEKELAVRFRPSYFPFTEPSAEVDMECVMCSGKGCRVCKQTGWLEVMGCGMVHPNVLRMSGIDPEEFSGFAFGMGVERLAMLRYGVNDLRLFFDNDLRFLAQFR, encoded by the coding sequence ATGGAAAACCTGGATGCGCTCGTCTCTCAAGCACTAGAGGCTGTGCAAAGCGCTGAAGATATCAATGCCCTGGAGCAAATCCGGGTTCACTACCTTGGCAAAAAGGGCGAATTGACTCAGGTGATGAAGACCCTGGGGAATTTGCCGGCAGAAGAGCGTCCGCAAGTCGGCGCGCTGATCAACGTTGCCAAGGAGCGTGTCACAGAGGTTCTCAATGCCCGCAAGGCACTGTTTGAAGAGGCCGACCTGGCCGCCAAACTGTCTGCCGAGTCCATTGACGTGACCCTGCCTGGCCGTGGCCAGACCTCCGGTGGTCTGCATCCGGTTACTCGCACTCTGGAACGTATCGAGCAGTTCTTCACCCATATCGGCTACGGCATTGCCGAAGGCCCTGAGGTCGAAGACGATTATCACAACTTCGAAGCGCTCAACATCCCAGGCCATCACCCGGCCCGGTCGATGCATGACACCTTCTATTTCAATGCCAACATGTTGCTGCGCACCCATACCTCGCCGGTACAGGTCCGCACCATGGAATCGAAACAGCCGCCGATCCGCATCGTCTGCCCAGGCCGTGTGTACCGTAGCGACTCCGATATCACTCACTCGCCGATGTTCCACCAGGTCGAAGGCCTGCTGGTCGACCGCGATATCAACTTCGCCGACCTGAAAGGGACCATCGAAGAGTTCCTGCGCGTGTTCTTCGAAAAAGAACTGGCCGTGCGTTTCCGCCCTTCGTACTTCCCGTTCACCGAGCCATCCGCTGAAGTCGACATGGAATGCGTGATGTGCAGCGGTAAAGGCTGCCGTGTCTGCAAGCAGACTGGCTGGCTGGAAGTCATGGGCTGCGGCATGGTTCACCCGAACGTGCTGCGCATGTCCGGGATCGACCCGGAAGAGTTTTCGGGCTTTGCCTTCGGCATGGGCGTTGAGCGTCTGGCCATGCTGCGTTACGGCGTGAACGACTTGCGTCTGTTCTTCGACAACGACTTGCGGTTCCTCGCGCAATTTCGCTAG
- the rplT gene encoding 50S ribosomal protein L20 gives MARVKRGVIARKRHKKILKLAKGYYGARSRVFRVAKQAVIKAGQYAYRDRRQKKRQFRALWIARINAGARINGLSYSRFIAGLKKASIEIDRKVLADLAVNEKAAFAAIVEKAKATLA, from the coding sequence ATGGCTCGTGTAAAGCGTGGCGTCATTGCCCGTAAACGTCACAAAAAAATTCTGAAACTTGCTAAAGGCTACTACGGCGCTCGCTCGCGCGTATTCCGTGTTGCCAAGCAAGCGGTAATCAAGGCAGGCCAATACGCCTACCGTGACCGTCGTCAGAAAAAACGTCAGTTCCGCGCTCTGTGGATCGCTCGTATCAACGCTGGTGCACGTATCAACGGTCTGTCCTACAGCCGTTTCATCGCCGGCCTGAAAAAAGCGTCCATCGAGATCGACCGTAAGGTTCTGGCTGATCTGGCAGTGAACGAAAAAGCGGCGTTTGCTGCGATTGTCGAGAAAGCTAAAGCCACCTTGGCTTAA
- the rpmI gene encoding 50S ribosomal protein L35, giving the protein MPKMKTKSGAAKRFLKTANGIKHKHAFKSHILTKMSTKRKRQLRGSSLLHPSDVAKVERMLRLR; this is encoded by the coding sequence ATGCCAAAAATGAAAACTAAAAGTGGTGCTGCTAAGCGGTTTTTGAAAACTGCTAACGGTATCAAGCACAAGCACGCTTTCAAGAGCCACATCCTGACTAAAATGTCGACCAAGCGTAAGCGTCAACTGCGCGGTAGCAGCTTGCTGCATCCGTCTGACGTGGCAAAAGTCGAGCGCATGCTGCGCCTTCGTTAA